GCAGATCGACTCCACAGCGAGCGACCCGGAAATGCAGGACGCGTAGCCACAGCCCCATCCCGGACTCCGCCAGCAACGAGAGGCTAGCCCGTACGCCCGCGGGGCTCGGCCGCGCCGCATTGAGAACCACATCGACCTCCTCCGGGGCCCAGGGCATGACGAAAATCTGACCGAGGCCCCGCAGCAGCCAGAGGGGGGAAATCTGATACCGGTCAGCCAGCACGCTAAGGTGCGGGCTTCGCAGCTCCACCTTCCCCGTCTCGGCCGACGAAATCGCATTCAGGCCCACCCCCAGCGCTGCGGCCATCGTGGTCTGCGTGAGCCCCAGGGCGGCCCGCACGAGGGCCAGGCGGCGCCCGACCTCTTGGAGCTGCAGGCGCTCTTGACTAGATCGCTCTCTTCTCATGTGAATTTCATTTGACAAAAGAAATATAGCTATGTAAGATAGGTCAGACGATGTGGCGTATGTGACACCAAGCATCTCACATGACACGAGAATCTTCAATCGCAAAGGCCTGGACGCCCAGCGAGGCAATCGCCGTGTCTCGGTTTAGGTGGCCACCGCGCTAGCGCCACGGAGCCGGTGGACACCCAGGACCGGACGCCGGATCAACTAGTTGCTGACGGAGGTGACCTCTTGCCAGACGCGTCACTTGGAGAATCCGTAGCAGTCGCTCCGACCGGTAGCGTCAATCGACGAAAACCTGTCACCAAGGGATCTCGGTTTCGAGGAAGAGGACAAGATGCTAACCAGCGATGATCTCCGTGCGTGGTCTCAACGTCTGAGTCTCTCGGAGGAGGGGCGGGCCGCAATCGATCGTGTGCGATGCTCCCCTCCTTCTCGCCTCGTGGGGGGCGGTAGGAACAACGTCAGCGGGCGGTACCCGAGCAAAAAGATGGGCGCCATGATCCAGTTTGAGAGCCACCGCGTGGAGTTGCCCACGATCTATGAACTGGAGCACGATCCCGACGTGCTCGAGTTCTACGATCAGCCACCCCCGATCGAGTTGCGCTACGAGAGCAAGAGGGGGCGGCGGCTGATTGTTTCACACACCTCAGATTTCTTCGTCCTCCGAAAGGAGGCGGCGGGATGGGAAGAATGCAAGACTGAAGAGGGGCTGGTCAAACTTGCCGACGACGCCCCTCACCGGTACCAGCACACGGAGAATGGTCGCTGGCGCTGTCCGCCGGGCGAGGCCTATGCCGCGCCACGCGGCCTCTACTACCGCTTCCGCTCATCGCAGAAGATCGACTGGGGCCTCCAGCGGAACCTGCAGTTCCTGGACGATTACTTCCGTGGGGAGCGCGTCCCCGTAAGTCCCGACGCCGAGCAGGCCGTGCGGGCCCAGCTCCGGACTGAGCCGGGGATCACATTGGCCGCCCTCGTGCGCAAGACTGAGGGGGCCGCGACGCAAGACGACATCCATTTCCTGATCGCCCGTGAGGAGATCTACGTGGGCCTATCGGCCGCGTTTCTCGGGGAGCCGGACACGGTGCGGGTCTTTGTGTCGAAGGAGACCGCAGTCGCGTATGGGCGGGTGGTGAGCCCGCACCCTGGCCCGGCCCCCGCTGGGTGCCCCTACCTGGATCTGCGCGTGGGAGGCGCGCTCGTGTGGGATGGGAGGGTCCGCAAGATCGTAAATGTCGGACAGACGACGATCAGCCTCCTGGGCGACGACTCGCACGTGGTGGACCTCTCGGAGGCGCAGTTGGAGGCGTTGGTGCGAGATGGTCGGATTAGCCCTGTCCCGGAAGCATCGGACGCGAGACCCCACGAGGAGGTGCTCCAGCGTCTCCAGGCAGCAGATGACCGAACGCTCGCAGTCGCCAACCGTCGGGACCGGATTCTCCGCGGCCAGGTGGGCGGGGACCCGCCTCCCAACGAGCCGCAGGTACCGGAGCGGACCCTCCGGCGTTGGAAGGCCTGGTTCCGGCAGGCCGAGGCGCACTATGGGAACGGCTTCGTCGGGCTCTTGCCGCGCACCCGTCAGCGGGGGAATCGGACCCCGAGGTTGTCAGAGGAGGTGAAGGCACTGCTTGAGGAGGCCATCCTGACGGACTACGAAACGCTCAAGCAAAAGACTAGGTATGCCTGTTGGCAGGCGCTTAAGCTGAGATGCAATGCGCAAAAGGTTGTCGCCCCCAGTTACCCGACATTCTGCGAGGCGGTGAAAAAGCGTCCACAACTCCTAAAAACGCGCAAACGGCAGGGCCGTCGGGCCGCCTACGCGCATGAAGTACCTTATTTGTATTTAGACCAAACCACACCCCGTCATGGAGATCGGCCCTTTGAGATCGGGCATATCGACCATACCCAACTGGATTTGGAGTGTGTGAGTGCCGACGACG
This genomic window from Candidatus Methylomirabilis limnetica contains:
- a CDS encoding Mu transposase C-terminal domain-containing protein, yielding MLTSDDLRAWSQRLSLSEEGRAAIDRVRCSPPSRLVGGGRNNVSGRYPSKKMGAMIQFESHRVELPTIYELEHDPDVLEFYDQPPPIELRYESKRGRRLIVSHTSDFFVLRKEAAGWEECKTEEGLVKLADDAPHRYQHTENGRWRCPPGEAYAAPRGLYYRFRSSQKIDWGLQRNLQFLDDYFRGERVPVSPDAEQAVRAQLRTEPGITLAALVRKTEGAATQDDIHFLIAREEIYVGLSAAFLGEPDTVRVFVSKETAVAYGRVVSPHPGPAPAGCPYLDLRVGGALVWDGRVRKIVNVGQTTISLLGDDSHVVDLSEAQLEALVRDGRISPVPEASDARPHEEVLQRLQAADDRTLAVANRRDRILRGQVGGDPPPNEPQVPERTLRRWKAWFRQAEAHYGNGFVGLLPRTRQRGNRTPRLSEEVKALLEEAILTDYETLKQKTRYACWQALKLRCNAQKVVAPSYPTFCEAVKKRPQLLKTRKRQGRRAAYAHEVPYLYLDQTTPRHGDRPFEIGHIDHTQLDLECVSADDGTGLGRPWLTLFTDAYSRRVLAFYLSYDRPSSRACMMVVRECVRRHRRLPQIVVVDGGAEFGGNYFEGLLTMFQILKKVRPPSKARFGSVCERMFGTTNTQFLYNLAGNTQLTRRPRQVTKSTNPKKHAVWSLGELYERLDEYLYEVFDTLSHPALGQSPREAFTTGQAQSGLRSHRLIPYDETFLLLTLPLTAKGTAKVMPGRGVKINHLYYWAEVFRDPEVEGQSVPVRYDPFDAGLAHAFVRGRWQRCHSEYYHVFQGRTEQEVRLATKTLLAMRRQYAQDRAITAKRLAELVQSVEVQEQQLIQRRRDQESLRIRGVSTGAVSAPVPPRPAASPQTSGRAAAGDAPEPETPAPDRKPYGRF